A single Terriglobia bacterium DNA region contains:
- a CDS encoding DUF3175 domain-containing protein — translation MANAKQSKRWVANVKTASTYPPPGLFTRSAATIARSLASKEVSPKGPASGMRMLTYFINRAGRGLSAERRAELEKAKALLSRRVRRQKESRCGS, via the coding sequence ATGGCAAATGCAAAGCAGAGCAAGAGATGGGTTGCGAACGTAAAGACAGCTTCAACTTATCCGCCTCCGGGGCTGTTCACCAGGAGCGCTGCCACAATCGCACGGTCGCTGGCGTCGAAAGAGGTTTCGCCCAAGGGGCCGGCCTCGGGAATGAGAATGCTCACGTACTTCATCAACCGGGCGGGCCGCGGATTAAGCGCGGAGCGGCGCGCCGAACTGGAAAAGGCGAAGGCTCTCCTCTCCAGGCGGGTGCGTCGGCAAAAGGAATCGCGTTGCGGCAGTTAA
- a CDS encoding tetratricopeptide repeat protein, whose product MITGKPAVAVLLLASLAGVAQTAPAKPAGPAEQLSPQTVPKQGKKADHAAAYYHYAMAHMYEELVAMYGRPEYANKAIDEYRLAIENDPASEYLNSGLAELYAKTGRIRDAVLEAQEIVKRDPDNLEARKLLGRIYLRSLPDSQAGAQSTEILKRAIEQYEAIVRIEPKVVDNHVLLGRLYRLNNELLKAENEFKTAVSLEPGSEEALTTLAYLYNEEGDSARAAEVLKGVPESQRSSKLYSALGYTYEQQKDYKNAVAAYRKSVEIDHDNLDAVRGLAQNLMNDNQTEAALEQYKTIVESDPHDAQSLMRIAEIQRRNGQFDDALATLKKAEAEVQDSLEVPYNMAVIYQAQGKFDDSIQVLNRLLQKSEKADGNYTTGERNNRAVFLERLGSIYRDTGKTQLAIDTFRKMLTLGDDNVTRGYQQLIDTYREAKEWKEATAVAQEAVEKVPKDRNLKLVLAGQLADTGQVDQALSVTKGMLKGTAEDREVYIALAQMYSRLKRWPEAEEALAKAEPLSTKQEEKDYVSFVAGSIYERQKKYDRAEEMFKKVLATDPNNAVTLNYLGYMLADRGVRLDEALGYVKKAIQLDPQNGAYLDSLGWAYFKLGNYELAEENLRKAMDRTQNDPTVLDHMGDLLQKTERLKLAAAYWERALAEWAKSVSAEVDTTEVAKVQKKLDTAKVKLAKQNERKAEAVKP is encoded by the coding sequence ATGATTACCGGTAAGCCTGCTGTTGCCGTGCTTCTGCTTGCCTCCCTGGCTGGTGTCGCGCAAACCGCTCCTGCGAAACCCGCAGGGCCTGCCGAGCAATTGTCCCCACAAACCGTGCCCAAGCAGGGCAAGAAAGCCGACCACGCCGCCGCCTACTATCACTACGCCATGGCGCACATGTACGAGGAATTGGTGGCGATGTACGGCCGTCCGGAGTACGCCAACAAGGCGATCGACGAATACCGGCTGGCGATCGAGAACGACCCCGCTTCCGAATACCTGAATTCCGGGCTGGCCGAGCTCTATGCCAAGACGGGACGCATTCGCGACGCCGTCCTGGAAGCCCAGGAGATCGTCAAACGCGATCCCGACAACCTGGAGGCGCGCAAGCTGCTGGGGCGCATTTACCTGCGCTCGCTGCCGGATTCGCAGGCGGGTGCGCAATCCACGGAGATCCTGAAACGCGCCATTGAGCAGTACGAGGCGATCGTCCGCATCGAGCCCAAGGTGGTGGATAACCACGTTCTGCTCGGGCGCCTCTACCGGCTGAACAATGAGCTGCTGAAGGCGGAGAACGAATTCAAGACCGCGGTCAGCCTGGAGCCCGGATCGGAAGAGGCGCTCACCACGCTCGCCTACCTCTACAACGAGGAAGGAGATTCCGCGCGGGCGGCCGAGGTGCTGAAGGGTGTTCCCGAATCGCAGCGCAGCAGCAAGCTGTACTCCGCGCTCGGCTACACCTACGAGCAGCAGAAGGACTACAAGAACGCGGTGGCGGCGTACAGGAAGTCGGTGGAGATTGACCACGACAATCTGGACGCGGTCCGCGGCCTGGCGCAGAACCTGATGAACGACAATCAGACCGAAGCTGCGCTGGAGCAGTACAAGACCATCGTCGAATCCGATCCGCACGATGCGCAGAGCCTGATGCGCATCGCCGAAATCCAGCGCCGCAACGGCCAGTTTGACGACGCGCTCGCCACCCTGAAAAAGGCGGAAGCCGAAGTCCAGGACTCGCTGGAAGTTCCGTACAACATGGCGGTCATCTACCAGGCGCAGGGGAAGTTCGACGATTCCATCCAGGTCCTCAACCGCCTGCTGCAAAAGAGCGAGAAGGCGGACGGCAATTACACGACCGGCGAGCGCAACAACCGCGCTGTATTCCTGGAGCGGCTGGGCAGCATCTATCGCGATACCGGGAAGACGCAGCTCGCCATTGACACGTTCCGGAAGATGCTGACGCTGGGCGACGACAACGTCACCCGCGGATACCAGCAGCTGATCGACACCTACCGCGAAGCCAAGGAGTGGAAGGAAGCTACGGCGGTGGCGCAGGAAGCGGTGGAGAAGGTACCGAAAGACCGCAACCTGAAGCTGGTGCTGGCCGGGCAATTGGCCGATACCGGGCAGGTGGACCAGGCCCTCAGCGTGACCAAGGGCATGCTGAAGGGAACGGCCGAGGATCGCGAGGTCTACATCGCGCTGGCGCAGATGTACAGTCGCTTGAAGCGCTGGCCGGAAGCGGAAGAGGCGCTGGCCAAGGCTGAACCGCTCTCCACCAAGCAGGAAGAGAAGGATTACGTCAGCTTTGTCGCCGGCTCCATCTACGAGCGGCAGAAGAAGTACGACCGCGCCGAGGAGATGTTCAAGAAGGTGCTGGCCACCGATCCCAATAACGCCGTCACCTTGAATTACCTTGGCTACATGCTTGCCGACCGCGGGGTCCGGCTCGACGAGGCCCTGGGATACGTGAAAAAGGCCATCCAGCTCGACCCGCAGAACGGCGCATACCTGGATTCGCTGGGCTGGGCCTATTTCAAGCTGGGCAATTACGAGCTCGCGGAAGAGAACCTGCGCAAGGCCATGGATCGCACCCAGAACGATCCCACGGTGCTCGACCACATGGGCGACCTGCTGCAGAAAACCGAACGGCTGAAGCTGGCGGCAGCGTACTGGGAGCGCGCCCTGGCGGAATGGGCCAAGAGCGTCTCGGCCGAGGTGGACACCACCGAGGTTGCCAAGGTGCAGAAGAAGCTCGACACCGCCAAAGTGAAACTCGCCAAGCAGAACGAGCGCAAAGCGGAAGCGGTGAAACCCTAG
- the purH gene encoding bifunctional phosphoribosylaminoimidazolecarboxamide formyltransferase/IMP cyclohydrolase, which yields MAKIQRAILSVTDKTGLVEFARQLADLGVELISTGGTARLLRDGGIKVKDISELTGFPEMLDGRVKTLHPRVHGGILHMRSNPEHRSTVAEHGIQPIDMVVVNLYAFEKTAAKPGVRLDEMIENIDIGGPSMIRSAAKNFHDVAVVTSPADYQAIVEEMRSSGGELCGSTKWKLAQKAFALTASYDSAIASTLERVHANGDFELQTQGGFPPILRLRYNKVMDLRYGENPHQKAAMYSDGSDVGVANGKQLQGKELSYNNIVDLQAAWDLAAEFDEPFCAIIKHTNPCGSAAGKDPIEAFHRAFECDPVSAFGGVIALNRPVDGAIAEAIAGLRHNGVALFIECIIAPSFDAAARTRFGKRKDLRVLEVTPGPMKYVIKAVSGGVLVQDSDLHQLDPATVKVVSQRQPTEQEMKDLLFAWKVCKHVKSNAILYAKDGRSVGVGAGQMSRVDSAKIGAMKSVLGTQGSVAASDAFFPFPDGVEEIAKAGATAIIQPGGSVRDQEVIDAANKLGLAMVTTGVRHFRH from the coding sequence ATGGCAAAGATCCAGCGCGCCATCCTCAGCGTCACCGACAAGACCGGACTGGTGGAATTCGCCAGGCAACTGGCGGACCTCGGTGTCGAACTGATCTCGACCGGCGGCACTGCGCGCCTGCTGCGCGACGGCGGCATCAAGGTCAAGGACATCTCCGAACTCACGGGCTTTCCCGAGATGCTGGACGGCCGCGTCAAAACCCTGCACCCGCGCGTGCACGGCGGCATCCTGCACATGCGCTCCAATCCGGAGCACCGCTCCACCGTCGCCGAGCACGGCATCCAGCCCATCGATATGGTGGTGGTGAATCTCTATGCCTTCGAGAAGACCGCGGCCAAGCCCGGCGTGCGCCTGGACGAGATGATCGAGAACATTGATATCGGCGGGCCGTCGATGATTCGCTCCGCCGCCAAGAATTTTCATGATGTCGCGGTGGTGACTTCGCCCGCCGACTACCAGGCCATCGTGGAGGAAATGCGATCGTCCGGCGGCGAACTCTGCGGCAGCACTAAGTGGAAGCTGGCGCAGAAGGCGTTCGCGCTCACCGCCTCCTACGACTCCGCCATTGCCTCGACGCTGGAGCGCGTGCACGCCAACGGCGACTTTGAACTGCAGACCCAGGGCGGCTTCCCGCCGATCCTGCGCCTGCGCTACAACAAGGTCATGGACCTGCGCTACGGCGAGAACCCGCACCAGAAAGCCGCCATGTATTCCGACGGCAGCGACGTGGGCGTGGCCAACGGCAAGCAGCTCCAGGGCAAAGAACTTTCCTACAACAACATTGTCGACCTGCAGGCCGCCTGGGACCTGGCCGCCGAATTCGACGAGCCCTTCTGCGCCATCATCAAGCACACCAACCCCTGCGGCAGCGCCGCCGGCAAGGACCCGATCGAGGCCTTCCATCGCGCCTTCGAGTGCGATCCCGTATCCGCTTTCGGCGGTGTCATCGCGCTCAACCGCCCGGTGGACGGCGCGATTGCGGAAGCCATCGCCGGCCTGCGCCACAACGGAGTCGCGCTCTTCATCGAGTGCATCATCGCGCCTTCCTTCGACGCAGCCGCGCGCACCCGCTTCGGCAAGCGCAAGGACCTGCGCGTTCTGGAGGTGACACCCGGCCCCATGAAGTACGTTATCAAGGCCGTTTCCGGCGGCGTGCTCGTGCAGGACAGCGACCTGCACCAACTCGATCCCGCGACCGTCAAGGTGGTGAGCCAGCGTCAGCCCACCGAGCAGGAGATGAAAGACCTGCTCTTCGCCTGGAAAGTATGCAAGCACGTCAAGTCGAACGCGATCTTGTACGCCAAGGACGGCCGCAGCGTGGGCGTCGGCGCGGGCCAGATGAGCCGCGTGGACTCCGCCAAGATCGGCGCCATGAAGTCGGTGCTCGGGACCCAGGGCTCGGTTGCCGCCTCGGACGCGTTCTTCCCCTTCCCGGACGGCGTGGAAGAGATCGCAAAAGCCGGCGCCACCGCCATCATTCAGCCGGGTGGCTCAGTCCGCGACCAGGAAGTGATTGACGCGGCCAACAAGCTCGGCTTGGCCATGGTGACTACGGGAGTGAGGCACTTCCGGCACTGA